Proteins encoded together in one Anticarsia gemmatalis isolate Benzon Research Colony breed Stoneville strain chromosome 1, ilAntGemm2 primary, whole genome shotgun sequence window:
- the LOC142974906 gene encoding uncharacterized protein LOC142974906 — MKAAALFLLFAVCYVECRKIYQPIDKNANLDFIHMESGGARGQPAVQPVVQPMKPGPAPVAATTKAPAAAPAAKPVNQPSTNPAPVAKPVAPQPAKPVQPNPPPKPVQTPTQIKPVPVNPAPVANPASTPGPGSVKSLINYYDSQGKGSPIRPYSYSQAVKQG; from the exons ATGAAGGCCGCTGCGTTATTTTTGTTGTTCGCCGTGTGCTACGTTGAAT GTCGCAAGATTTACCAGCCTATCGACAAAAATGCTAACTTGGACTTTATTCATATGGAGAGTGGGGGGGCGAGAGGTCAGCCGGCAGTCCAGCCAGTTGTTCAGCCGATGAAACCAGGGCCGGCGCCTGTAGCTGCGACTACAAAGGCACCGGCGGCCGCTCCGGCTGCTAAGCCAGTGAATCAGCCTTCAACCAACCCCGCTCCAGTGGCCAAACCTGTGGCCCCACAGCCTGCTAAACCAGTCCAGCCAAATCCACCACCGAAACCAGTTCAAACACCGACTCAAATCAAACCAGTCCCAGTAAACCCTGCTCCCGTAGCCAATCCTGCTTCCACACCCGGTCCCGGCAGTGTCAAGTCTCTGATCAACTACTACGACAGTCAAGGCAAGGGCAGTCCTATTAGGCCTTACAGCTACAGCCAAGCCGTGAAACAAGGATAA